The Nostoc sp. 'Lobaria pulmonaria (5183) cyanobiont' genome window below encodes:
- a CDS encoding ABC1 kinase family protein, which translates to MEQGYSEKAYRWNREKYSSKRRFVDIWSFVLTLLFKLWLYNKSWSYPGGVTDVKQAARRKTQAVWIRNTLLDLGPTFIKVGQLFSTRADIFPGEYVEELAKLQDKVPAFSYEQVEAIVEKELGKKIPELFHSFEPIPLAAASLGQVHKAVLHTGESVVVKVQRPGLKKLFEIDLQILKGITRYFQNHPKWGRGRDWLGIYEECCRILWEEIDYLNEGRNADTFRRNFRGYDWVNVPRIYWRYATSRVLTLEYLPGIKISQYEALEAAGLDRKAIARQGAQAYLLQLLNSGFFHADPHPGNIAVSANGALIFYDFGMMGRIKSNVREGLMQTLFGIAQKDGDRVVQSLIDLGAIAPTDDMGPVRRSVQYMLDHFMDKPFENQSVAAISDDLYEIAYNQPFRFPATFTFVMRAFSTLEGVGKGLDPEFNFMEVAKPYAMQLMTDMNGSEGNSFLNELSRQAAQVSSTAFGLPRRLEDTLEKLEQGDMRLRVRSIETERLLRRQSSIQLSISYALLISGFTLSATILVVKDYLWLALLPGLIAAALSAILIRLLLRLDRYDRMY; encoded by the coding sequence ATGGAACAAGGTTATTCAGAGAAGGCATACCGTTGGAATCGGGAAAAATACTCTAGCAAACGGCGTTTTGTGGACATTTGGTCTTTTGTCTTGACCTTATTGTTCAAACTTTGGTTATACAACAAATCTTGGAGTTATCCAGGTGGTGTGACTGATGTAAAGCAAGCTGCAAGACGCAAAACCCAAGCAGTATGGATTCGCAATACTCTACTGGATTTAGGGCCAACCTTCATCAAAGTTGGGCAACTGTTTTCTACCCGTGCTGATATATTCCCTGGTGAATATGTAGAAGAACTAGCCAAGTTACAAGACAAAGTACCCGCATTTAGTTATGAGCAAGTAGAAGCGATCGTTGAGAAAGAACTAGGCAAGAAAATTCCTGAACTCTTTCATAGTTTTGAACCGATTCCCTTAGCTGCTGCTAGCTTGGGGCAAGTACACAAAGCTGTGCTACATACTGGGGAATCGGTTGTTGTCAAGGTGCAACGTCCTGGACTAAAGAAATTATTTGAAATAGATTTACAGATTCTCAAAGGAATTACCCGCTACTTTCAAAACCATCCCAAATGGGGACGGGGGCGAGATTGGTTGGGTATTTACGAAGAGTGTTGTCGCATTCTTTGGGAAGAAATTGATTATCTTAACGAAGGTCGTAACGCCGATACTTTTCGCCGGAACTTTCGCGGCTACGATTGGGTGAACGTCCCCAGAATATACTGGCGTTACGCTACTTCCAGAGTACTGACTTTAGAATATCTCCCTGGAATTAAAATTAGCCAATACGAAGCTTTAGAAGCAGCAGGTTTAGATCGAAAGGCGATCGCTCGTCAAGGCGCTCAAGCCTACTTACTACAATTACTCAATAGTGGCTTTTTTCACGCCGATCCTCACCCAGGCAATATAGCCGTTAGTGCAAACGGTGCTTTAATATTCTACGATTTCGGCATGATGGGGCGGATTAAGTCCAACGTCCGCGAAGGATTGATGCAAACACTGTTTGGCATTGCCCAAAAAGATGGCGATCGCGTTGTGCAGTCTCTCATCGATTTAGGTGCGATCGCCCCAACTGATGATATGGGCCCAGTACGGCGTTCCGTCCAGTATATGCTGGATCATTTTATGGATAAGCCCTTTGAGAACCAATCAGTTGCAGCAATCAGTGACGACCTTTACGAAATAGCTTATAATCAGCCATTTAGATTTCCAGCAACTTTCACTTTTGTGATGCGAGCCTTTTCTACTCTAGAAGGGGTAGGCAAAGGCTTAGATCCAGAGTTTAACTTTATGGAAGTTGCCAAACCGTATGCAATGCAACTTATGACCGATATGAATGGTTCTGAGGGTAATAGCTTTCTTAACGAATTAAGTCGCCAAGCAGCTCAGGTAAGTAGTACCGCCTTTGGTCTGCCACGTAGATTAGAGGATACACTGGAGAAGCTAGAGCAAGGAGATATGCGCTTGCGCGTTCGGTCTATAGAAACCGAACGCCTGCTGCGGCGACAGAGCAGTATTCAGCTCTCAATAAGCTATGCTCTGTTAATCAGCGGTTTCACGCTTTCAGCTACTATTTTAGTGGTTAAGGATTATCTATGGTTGGCACTGCTGCCTGGTTTAATTGCAGCGGCGCTTTCAGCGATCCTGATCCGATTACTTTTACGCCTCGACCGTTACGATCGTATGTATTAA
- a CDS encoding Stp1/IreP family PP2C-type Ser/Thr phosphatase, whose protein sequence is MKLNFTGFSDPGLIRSNNQDAYYIDPEGRFFVVADGMGGHAGGEEASRIATGEIQAYLIANWETSKSSQELLEQALWGANKAILQDQQNHPERADMGTTVVAVIFRSPESPWCAHVGDSRLYRFRESHLEQVTEDHTWVARAIKIGDITLDEARLHPFRHVLSRCLGREDLHQIDVQPLDVKVGDRLLLCSDGLTEELVEQKIASCLQNSPWLDKAAISLVEAAKEHGGHDNITVVIVSLEENSH, encoded by the coding sequence ATGAAACTCAATTTCACGGGTTTTAGCGATCCGGGACTTATTCGTTCTAATAATCAGGATGCTTACTATATAGACCCAGAAGGACGATTTTTTGTTGTTGCCGATGGCATGGGTGGTCATGCTGGAGGTGAGGAGGCAAGTAGAATTGCCACTGGAGAAATTCAGGCGTATTTGATAGCAAATTGGGAAACCTCTAAGTCTTCTCAAGAATTGCTAGAGCAAGCTTTGTGGGGTGCCAATAAAGCGATTTTGCAGGATCAGCAAAATCATCCCGAACGCGCCGATATGGGGACAACGGTTGTAGCAGTGATTTTTCGCTCTCCAGAGTCGCCTTGGTGCGCTCATGTTGGCGATTCACGGCTGTATCGCTTCCGAGAGTCGCACTTAGAACAGGTAACGGAAGACCATACTTGGGTAGCACGAGCAATCAAAATCGGTGACATCACCTTAGATGAAGCACGATTACATCCTTTTCGTCATGTATTATCGCGTTGTTTGGGGCGTGAAGACTTGCATCAAATTGATGTGCAACCACTAGATGTAAAAGTTGGCGATCGCTTGCTGTTATGTAGTGATGGTCTTACAGAAGAACTTGTTGAACAGAAGATTGCTAGCTGCCTTCAAAATAGTCCTTGGCTTGATAAAGCCGCCATCTCTCTTGTTGAGGCTGCCAAAGAGCATGGAGGGCACGATAACATTACAGTTGTTATCGTCTCACTCGAAGAAAATAGTCATTAG
- a CDS encoding NblA/ycf18 family protein translates to MNQPMKLSLEQQFSICSFSTQVQNMSHDQAKDFLVKLYEQMVVREATYQELLKHQWGLDSGSTMA, encoded by the coding sequence ATGAACCAACCAATGAAACTATCCTTGGAACAGCAATTCAGCATCTGCTCATTCTCTACTCAGGTGCAAAATATGAGCCACGATCAAGCTAAAGACTTTTTAGTCAAGCTTTATGAGCAAATGGTCGTCCGTGAGGCAACTTATCAAGAACTTCTTAAGCATCAGTGGGGCTTAGATTCCGGTTCCACTATGGCATAG
- a CDS encoding serine/threonine-protein kinase: protein MSDPNIGRLLSKRYQLQELIGTGAMGRVYRAKDILLGGVPVAVKFLALSIQNEKMRLQDRFEREAKTCALLGQKSIHIVRVMDYGVDDNNIPFYVMEYLQGQSLNNIIRKQRLPLARFLSMARQLSLGLQCAHDGIPVDGTICPIIHRDVKPSNMLVIQDPSFGELVKVLDFGIAKLLQSDGDHTKFYLGTLAYSSPEQMEGKELDNRADIYSLGVMMFEMLTGKMPLVAPTHSFGAWYKTHHYQKPRSFAEVAPGLELPKEIENLVMSCLAKVARDRPQSITEILRVLAFLEKPEHTRKIQQAAHALVPTTTATTEFEQKTKADLRVSWSNDEIARAISWPQNKPIADIVFPQPIHINGEVLPALCVMLPQEEIQKRLLCNRYNQFLFISIPHPMLLWITVIHNRKHGAKWLPYYLDLKTSLGQEIARLLQHTGYYRLLFFAREAPNPCTHILLSSVASAQRQRLQEWVGMSNTLMSSAEPQISKSLLKNEYEKIKPQILTKLESIDTDSPYDLSS, encoded by the coding sequence ATGTCAGACCCCAACATTGGTCGCTTACTCAGCAAACGCTACCAACTCCAAGAGTTAATCGGTACTGGAGCAATGGGTCGGGTTTATCGTGCTAAAGATATATTGTTGGGAGGTGTACCTGTTGCAGTTAAGTTTCTAGCTCTATCAATCCAAAATGAAAAGATGCGATTGCAAGACCGCTTTGAGCGAGAAGCAAAAACCTGTGCTTTACTAGGGCAAAAAAGTATCCATATTGTCCGAGTTATGGACTATGGGGTAGATGACAATAATATCCCCTTCTACGTCATGGAATACTTACAAGGACAAAGCCTGAACAATATTATTCGCAAGCAACGATTGCCTTTAGCAAGATTTCTCAGTATGGCGCGTCAACTCAGCCTGGGATTACAGTGTGCCCATGATGGCATCCCGGTTGATGGCACTATTTGCCCAATTATCCATCGTGATGTTAAGCCAAGCAATATGCTGGTGATTCAAGATCCCAGTTTTGGAGAATTGGTCAAGGTTCTAGATTTTGGTATTGCTAAGTTATTACAGTCAGATGGCGATCATACAAAATTTTATTTGGGGACATTGGCTTATTCTTCTCCCGAACAGATGGAGGGTAAGGAATTAGACAACCGTGCTGATATTTATAGTTTGGGCGTCATGATGTTTGAGATGCTCACAGGCAAAATGCCACTGGTGGCACCAACTCACTCTTTTGGTGCGTGGTATAAAACACATCACTATCAAAAACCACGTTCTTTTGCTGAGGTTGCTCCGGGATTAGAACTACCAAAAGAAATCGAAAATTTAGTGATGAGTTGTCTAGCCAAAGTAGCACGCGATCGCCCCCAAAGTATTACTGAAATCCTCAGAGTTTTAGCATTTTTAGAAAAGCCTGAGCATACACGCAAAATTCAGCAAGCCGCCCATGCCCTAGTTCCCACTACTACAGCTACCACTGAGTTTGAACAAAAGACCAAAGCCGATTTGCGGGTATCTTGGTCAAACGATGAAATTGCTCGTGCCATTTCCTGGCCTCAAAATAAACCAATTGCCGATATTGTGTTTCCCCAGCCCATTCATATCAATGGGGAGGTTTTACCAGCGTTGTGTGTGATGCTACCGCAAGAGGAAATTCAAAAACGCTTACTCTGTAACCGCTATAACCAATTTCTGTTCATCTCTATCCCCCATCCCATGCTGCTATGGATTACTGTAATCCACAACCGCAAGCATGGTGCTAAATGGTTACCTTATTACCTCGATCTCAAAACCAGCCTTGGTCAAGAAATTGCCCGGTTACTACAGCACACAGGTTATTACCGCCTATTATTCTTTGCACGAGAAGCACCAAATCCTTGTACCCACATCTTACTTTCCAGCGTCGCTTCTGCCCAGCGCCAACGACTACAAGAGTGGGTCGGAATGAGCAATACGTTGATGTCCTCTGCTGAACCGCAAATCAGTAAAAGTTTACTCAAAAACGAGTACGAAAAGATTAAGCCTCAAATTCTAACAAAACTGGAAAGTATTGATACAGATTCTCCATACGATCTTTCCAGTTAG
- a CDS encoding glycosyltransferase family 2 protein — MNPKVSVIIPAYNTETYIGKAIESALEQTLTDIEVIIVDDGSSDKTVEVAKSFTDRRIKVIVNQQNLGAAAARNRAFRAAQGEWIAVLDSDDWYAPERLEKLVSLANKINADMIADDVYFIKDGATSPWSTLIQESGELIDKIIQIDIVYFVETDVFGEAGLHLGLSKPLFKREFLVKHGIEYDDEIRMGQDFWLDMKCLIKGARFFIEPKPYYFYRSRPGSLVYQSQLPRLNQSCKAAKYFMQQDVVKTNPALMRALSYNLSVFKKNLAYFKVVEPIKQGNLLTAFTEIRKNQGFFYDFMSRFYGIVERRIQYYVMNNKSSFDIYPNRQKKQKTTF; from the coding sequence GTGAATCCTAAAGTCTCCGTTATTATCCCTGCTTACAATACTGAAACTTATATTGGGAAGGCAATAGAGTCAGCCTTAGAGCAAACACTCACTGACATTGAAGTTATCATAGTCGATGATGGCTCAAGTGATAAAACTGTAGAAGTCGCTAAAAGTTTCACCGATCGACGTATTAAAGTGATAGTTAATCAGCAAAATCTTGGAGCAGCGGCTGCACGTAATCGCGCCTTTCGAGCAGCCCAAGGAGAATGGATTGCTGTACTTGATTCAGATGATTGGTATGCTCCAGAAAGATTGGAAAAGCTTGTGTCTCTGGCAAATAAAATAAATGCAGACATGATTGCTGATGATGTTTATTTTATCAAAGACGGTGCAACATCCCCTTGGAGTACATTGATTCAAGAAAGTGGAGAACTTATAGATAAAATTATCCAAATTGATATCGTTTATTTTGTAGAAACTGATGTCTTTGGGGAAGCAGGATTGCATCTTGGCTTAAGCAAACCCCTATTCAAACGAGAATTTCTGGTTAAGCACGGCATTGAGTACGATGATGAAATCAGGATGGGTCAAGATTTTTGGCTTGATATGAAATGCTTAATTAAAGGAGCTAGGTTTTTTATTGAACCAAAACCCTATTATTTCTACCGTTCACGCCCCGGTTCTCTTGTATATCAAAGCCAATTACCACGTCTAAATCAATCTTGCAAAGCTGCTAAATATTTCATGCAACAAGACGTTGTAAAAACCAATCCTGCTCTAATGCGCGCTCTATCTTATAATCTTTCAGTCTTTAAGAAAAATCTAGCTTATTTTAAAGTTGTAGAACCTATAAAACAAGGAAACCTGTTAACAGCGTTCACAGAAATCAGGAAAAATCAGGGCTTTTTTTATGATTTTATGTCCCGATTTTATGGGATCGTTGAGCGTCGAATTCAATACTATGTGATGAATAATAAATCAAGTTTTGATATATATCCTAACCGACAGAAAAAACAAAAAACTACCTTTTAG